Proteins encoded within one genomic window of Cellulomonas xiejunii:
- a CDS encoding sigma-70 family RNA polymerase sigma factor: MSRSWERLLEEVARERYARLLARAALLVPTRSDAEDLVQDALVATFTGRARFTTAAEAEQYVRRAIVTRSVDRARTAAAERRALERRGAWPVAEDELAPTGLDHDVVAALQTLSARQRACVVLRHVDDLSVEQTASALGLSAGAVKRYTSDGAARLQAALGTRVDDEDTVPVELMSTPEVRRD; this comes from the coding sequence GTGAGCAGGAGCTGGGAACGGCTGCTCGAGGAGGTCGCGCGGGAACGGTACGCGCGGCTGCTGGCGCGTGCCGCGCTGCTCGTGCCGACGCGGTCCGACGCCGAGGACCTCGTGCAGGACGCGCTCGTGGCGACCTTCACGGGGCGCGCCCGGTTCACGACCGCGGCCGAGGCCGAGCAGTACGTGCGGCGGGCGATCGTCACGCGGTCGGTGGACCGGGCGCGGACGGCGGCGGCGGAGCGTCGGGCGCTCGAGCGACGCGGTGCGTGGCCGGTCGCGGAGGACGAGCTCGCGCCCACGGGCCTGGACCACGACGTCGTGGCGGCGCTGCAGACCCTGTCGGCGCGGCAGCGCGCGTGCGTGGTCCTGCGCCACGTCGACGACCTGTCCGTCGAGCAGACGGCGTCCGCGCTCGGGCTGAGCGCGGGCGCGGTGAAGCGGTACACGTCCGACGGGGCCGCGCGCCTGCAGGCCGCGCTGGGCACGCGGGTGGACGACGAGGACACCGTCCCCGTCGAGCTGATGAGCACACCGGAGGTGCGACGTGACTGA
- a CDS encoding MFS transporter translates to MQVISDLRALWPLTGFRRLFAVRLVSQASDGMFQIGLATLFFFSPENASTATGVAAAFAVLLLPFTIVGPWAGVLLDRWRRRQVLLYGNLVRVALTLVIAAIMLTSGVGPAVYVLALVALSVNRFLLAALSASLPKVVDGPLLLTANSLTPTLGAAAAGVGGALAFVLGLLLPTGRVRDATALVVAAAVMACASGLATRLAPDQLGPDERTPTAHIRQALGNLARGLVAGGRYLVARRTPAYALGIMALHRFCYGAVFIASILISRNLLSDPADVGAGLATFGTVLAASAVGFALAVVLTPVLSPRVGPHVWIVLCLLLAVVSQLVLVVTVSLAAVLAAGGALGLAAQGAKIAVDTIVQHDTADAYRGRAFSLYDVLYNAAFVGAAALAAVALPDTGWSPPLFAGLAAVYLAGAVAFARSPRTPTPVGTPVEVPA, encoded by the coding sequence GTGCAGGTGATCTCCGACCTCAGGGCCCTGTGGCCCCTCACCGGCTTCCGCCGGCTCTTCGCTGTCCGCCTGGTCAGCCAGGCGTCGGACGGGATGTTCCAGATCGGGCTCGCCACACTCTTCTTCTTCTCACCCGAGAACGCGTCGACGGCGACGGGGGTCGCGGCCGCGTTCGCGGTCCTGCTGCTGCCGTTCACGATCGTCGGGCCGTGGGCCGGCGTGCTGCTGGACCGCTGGCGCCGCCGCCAGGTGCTGCTGTACGGCAACCTCGTGCGCGTCGCCCTCACGCTCGTCATCGCGGCGATCATGCTGACCAGCGGCGTGGGGCCGGCGGTGTACGTGCTCGCCCTGGTGGCGCTGTCGGTCAACCGGTTCCTGCTGGCAGCGCTGTCCGCGTCGCTGCCGAAGGTCGTCGACGGGCCGCTGCTGCTGACCGCGAACTCGCTGACGCCGACGCTCGGCGCGGCCGCGGCGGGTGTGGGTGGCGCCCTCGCCTTCGTGCTCGGGCTGCTGCTGCCCACGGGACGCGTGCGGGACGCGACGGCACTGGTGGTGGCGGCCGCCGTCATGGCGTGCGCCTCCGGCCTGGCCACGCGCCTGGCACCCGACCAGCTCGGTCCCGACGAGCGCACCCCCACCGCCCACATCCGCCAGGCGCTCGGCAACCTCGCGCGCGGGCTCGTCGCCGGGGGCCGCTACCTCGTCGCGCGCCGCACGCCCGCCTACGCGCTCGGCATCATGGCGCTGCACCGGTTCTGCTACGGCGCGGTGTTCATCGCCAGCATCCTCATCTCCCGCAACCTGCTGTCCGACCCGGCCGACGTGGGCGCAGGGCTGGCGACGTTCGGCACCGTCCTCGCCGCGAGCGCCGTCGGGTTCGCGCTCGCCGTCGTCCTGACGCCCGTGCTGAGCCCGCGCGTCGGGCCGCACGTGTGGATCGTGCTCTGCCTGCTGCTCGCGGTGGTGAGCCAGCTCGTGCTCGTCGTGACGGTGTCGCTGGCCGCCGTGCTCGCCGCGGGCGGCGCACTGGGCCTGGCCGCGCAGGGCGCGAAGATCGCGGTCGACACGATCGTCCAGCACGACACCGCCGACGCCTACCGCGGCCGCGCGTTCTCGCTGTACGACGTGCTGTACAACGCCGCGTTCGTCGGCGCGGCCGCGCTCGCCGCCGTCGCGCTGCCCGACACGGGCTGGTCGCCCCCGTTGTTCGCGGGGCTGGCCGCCGTCTACCTCGCCGGGGCCGTGGCGTTCGCGCGCAGCCCGCGCACGCCGACACCCGTCGGCACGCCCGTCGAGGTACCTGCATGA
- a CDS encoding SpoIIE family protein phosphatase — translation MTATVTPDDAPRAVDGENPLPREVLTEPLARAVLEAGPLAMTVSDPRLPDDPLVWVNTAFTSLTGYTADEVRGRNCRFLQCDETDPEAVHRLRTALTRGDDVQEVLLNVRKDGSPFWNQLAITQLRDADGQVTHRVGVQVDVTAEADGEAARTLELSLMHRTADRLELLARMGEELSRHLEYGDAVDALADLVVPRLAMWGFVAMASETGHMERVHVVTADPAHAAVAHALGTQGTTWLTQSPRVAQTLAAGANHVPMPMPVDVASLPGRTTPTELRMLESLGLGSALLVPLTGRDRVLGVLCLVHREQDGFDREVVVTAAHLGRRAGVLLENVRLYLAERDAALTLQHSLLPVLGDVGGLDVAASYLPSGRRAQVGGDWFDAFVLPDGAVSLAVGDVVGHDLRAAASMGQLRSLLRASVWRGDRPGEALERLDGLVRALDVADVATCVLVRWERTTTGAHLTWASAGHPPILVRLPGGEVHGLDGARSTPVGLPPVRPGTVPEASADVPPGAFVVLYSDGLVERRDRGLREGIAALSAALTAVPDDATATQVCDALTSALVDEHQEDDVCLLVVRVD, via the coding sequence ATGACCGCGACCGTCACCCCCGACGACGCACCGCGCGCCGTCGACGGCGAGAACCCCCTGCCCCGGGAGGTGCTGACCGAGCCGCTCGCTCGCGCGGTCCTCGAGGCCGGCCCGCTCGCCATGACCGTGTCGGACCCGCGCCTGCCCGACGACCCACTGGTCTGGGTCAACACCGCCTTCACGTCCCTGACGGGGTACACGGCCGACGAGGTCCGCGGCCGCAACTGCCGGTTCCTGCAGTGCGACGAGACCGACCCCGAGGCCGTGCACCGGCTGCGGACCGCGCTCACGCGGGGTGACGACGTGCAGGAGGTGCTGCTCAACGTCCGCAAGGACGGCTCCCCGTTCTGGAACCAGCTCGCGATCACGCAGCTGCGCGACGCCGACGGGCAGGTCACGCACCGCGTCGGCGTGCAGGTCGACGTCACGGCCGAGGCGGACGGCGAGGCGGCGCGCACGCTCGAGCTGTCCCTGATGCACCGCACCGCGGACCGCCTCGAGCTGCTGGCCCGCATGGGTGAGGAGCTGTCCCGGCACCTGGAGTACGGCGACGCCGTCGACGCGCTCGCCGACCTGGTGGTGCCACGGCTCGCCATGTGGGGCTTCGTCGCGATGGCGTCGGAGACGGGGCACATGGAGCGTGTGCACGTGGTGACCGCCGACCCCGCGCACGCGGCGGTGGCGCACGCCCTGGGGACGCAGGGCACGACGTGGCTGACGCAGTCCCCGCGGGTCGCGCAGACCCTGGCCGCGGGCGCGAACCACGTGCCCATGCCCATGCCGGTGGACGTCGCGAGCCTGCCGGGCCGCACCACGCCGACCGAGCTGCGCATGCTGGAGTCCCTGGGCCTGGGCAGCGCGCTGCTCGTGCCGCTCACGGGCCGTGACCGGGTGCTGGGCGTGCTGTGCCTGGTGCACCGCGAGCAGGACGGGTTCGACCGCGAGGTCGTCGTCACCGCCGCCCACCTGGGGCGTCGCGCCGGTGTGCTGCTGGAGAACGTGCGCCTCTACCTCGCGGAGCGGGACGCCGCGCTGACCCTGCAGCACAGCCTGCTGCCGGTGCTGGGCGACGTCGGCGGGCTCGACGTGGCCGCGTCGTACCTGCCGTCGGGGCGCCGCGCGCAGGTCGGCGGCGACTGGTTCGACGCGTTCGTCCTGCCCGACGGCGCGGTGAGCCTCGCGGTGGGCGACGTCGTCGGGCACGACCTGCGTGCCGCCGCGTCGATGGGCCAGCTCCGCTCGCTGCTGCGCGCGTCGGTGTGGCGCGGCGACCGGCCGGGCGAGGCCCTCGAACGTCTCGACGGCCTGGTGCGGGCGCTCGACGTCGCCGACGTCGCGACGTGCGTGCTGGTCCGCTGGGAGCGCACGACGACGGGCGCGCACCTGACGTGGGCGAGCGCGGGGCACCCGCCGATCCTCGTGCGTCTGCCCGGCGGTGAGGTCCACGGGCTCGACGGCGCCCGCTCCACACCTGTGGGTCTGCCGCCCGTGCGTCCGGGGACCGTCCCGGAGGCCTCCGCCGACGTGCCGCCCGGCGCGTTCGTCGTCCTGTACTCCGACGGTCTCGTCGAGCGGCGCGACCGCGGCCTGCGCGAGGGCATCGCCGCCCTGTCCGCCGCGCTCACGGCCGTCCCGGACGACGCGACCGCGACCCAGGTGTGCGACGCGCTGACGTCCGCCCTGGTCGACGAGCACCAGGAGGACGACGTGTGCCTGCTGGTGGTGCGGGTCGACTGA
- a CDS encoding sigma-70 family RNA polymerase sigma factor: MGRHDDVLDELVRDRYPALLARARMLTQDPVAAQDLVQDALVATFAGRARFTAVQAAEQYVRRALATRYVDGLRRRGRERAGVERLAALPADVAPDPADTPTRLADDVEAALGALTPQQRACVVLRHVEDLSVHETARLLHLSDGAVKRYTSDAVRALGVLLGARPPVDPEVPVHLVPTPEARRG, translated from the coding sequence GTGGGACGGCACGACGACGTGCTCGACGAGCTCGTGCGTGACCGGTACCCGGCGCTGCTGGCGCGCGCCCGGATGCTCACGCAGGACCCGGTCGCGGCGCAGGACCTCGTGCAGGACGCGCTCGTCGCGACCTTCGCGGGGCGCGCGCGCTTCACGGCCGTGCAGGCAGCCGAGCAGTACGTGCGCCGCGCGCTGGCCACGCGGTACGTCGACGGTCTGCGCCGCCGCGGCCGGGAGCGCGCCGGCGTCGAACGGCTCGCGGCACTGCCCGCGGACGTCGCCCCGGACCCCGCCGACACCCCCACCCGCCTGGCCGACGACGTCGAGGCAGCACTCGGCGCGCTCACACCGCAGCAGCGCGCGTGCGTCGTGCTGCGGCACGTCGAGGACCTGTCGGTGCACGAGACCGCCCGGCTCCTGCACCTGTCCGACGGTGCCGTGAAGCGGTACACGTCCGACGCGGTGCGCGCCCTGGGCGTGCTGCTGGGAGCCCGTCCGCCCGTCGATCCGGAGGTGCCCGTGCACCTCGTGCCCACCCCGGAGGCCCGCCGTGGCTGA
- a CDS encoding CCA tRNA nucleotidyltransferase produces MPDLPAEPTDAPTDVSAVPPAARPDPPAVQQLRRRALESLAVMAPDAIDLGGRFRAAGYDLALVGGPVRDAFLGRASNDLDLTTPATPDQAEPLIAAWGDAHWDIGREFGTVGARRFAGRRGPGSQDVVVEVTTYRTDAYDPTSRKPLVEFGDTLEGDLSRRDFTVNAMAVRVPDLVFVDPFDGLADLAAGVLRTPIDPRRSFDDDPLRMMRAARFVAQLGFRLDDDARAAIIDMASRIEIVSAERVRDELTKLLLAPHPRAGLEVLVETGLADHVLPELPALRLEIDEHHRHKDVYQHTLMVLEKAIALETGPDGEVPGPDLVLRLAALLHDIGKPRTRRFEEGGGVSFHHHELVGAKLAAKRLRALRFDKQTVHDVARLTELHLRFHGYGEGEWTDSAVRRYVTDAGPLLERLHRLTRSDSTTRNQRKAARLQAAYDDLEKRIATLREAEELASIRPDLDGTQIMEILGIRPGREVGEAYRYLLEQRMEHGPLGEERARALLLEWWAAREA; encoded by the coding sequence GTGCCCGACCTCCCCGCCGAACCGACCGACGCCCCCACCGACGTCTCCGCCGTCCCGCCCGCCGCCCGACCGGACCCGCCGGCCGTGCAGCAGCTGCGCCGCCGCGCGCTGGAGTCCCTCGCCGTCATGGCACCGGACGCGATCGACCTCGGTGGGCGCTTCCGGGCGGCGGGGTACGACCTCGCGCTGGTCGGCGGTCCGGTGCGTGACGCCTTCCTGGGCCGTGCGAGCAACGACCTGGACCTGACGACGCCGGCGACGCCCGACCAGGCGGAACCGCTGATCGCGGCGTGGGGCGACGCCCACTGGGACATCGGGCGGGAGTTCGGCACGGTCGGCGCCCGGCGCTTCGCCGGACGCCGGGGACCCGGCTCGCAGGACGTCGTCGTCGAGGTGACGACGTACCGCACGGACGCGTACGACCCGACGTCCCGCAAGCCGCTCGTGGAGTTCGGGGACACCCTCGAGGGGGACCTGTCGCGCCGCGACTTCACCGTCAACGCGATGGCGGTGCGCGTGCCCGACCTCGTGTTCGTCGACCCGTTCGACGGCCTGGCCGACCTGGCCGCGGGTGTGCTGCGCACCCCCATCGACCCGCGGCGGTCGTTCGACGACGACCCGCTGCGGATGATGCGCGCCGCGCGGTTCGTCGCCCAGCTGGGCTTCCGCCTCGACGACGACGCCCGCGCCGCGATCATCGACATGGCGTCGCGCATCGAGATCGTGTCGGCGGAGCGCGTCCGCGACGAGCTGACGAAGCTGCTGCTCGCACCGCACCCGCGCGCCGGCCTCGAGGTGCTCGTCGAGACGGGTCTGGCCGACCACGTGCTGCCCGAGCTCCCCGCGCTGCGCCTCGAGATCGACGAGCACCACCGCCACAAGGACGTCTACCAGCACACGCTCATGGTGCTGGAGAAGGCGATCGCGCTGGAGACGGGCCCCGACGGGGAGGTGCCCGGACCGGACCTGGTGCTGCGGCTCGCGGCGCTCCTGCACGACATCGGCAAGCCCCGCACGCGCCGGTTCGAGGAGGGCGGCGGCGTGAGCTTCCACCACCACGAGCTCGTGGGCGCCAAGCTCGCGGCGAAGCGTCTGCGGGCCTTGCGGTTCGACAAGCAGACGGTGCACGACGTCGCGCGTCTCACCGAGCTGCACCTGCGGTTCCACGGGTACGGCGAGGGGGAGTGGACGGACTCCGCGGTCCGCCGCTACGTCACCGACGCCGGGCCGCTGCTCGAGCGCCTGCACCGCCTGACCCGCTCGGACTCCACGACGCGCAACCAGCGCAAGGCCGCGCGTCTGCAGGCCGCGTACGACGACCTCGAGAAGCGCATCGCGACGCTGCGCGAGGCGGAGGAGCTCGCGTCCATCCGGCCGGACCTCGACGGCACGCAGATCATGGAGATCCTCGGCATCCGCCCCGGGCGCGAGGTGGGGGAGGCGTACCGGTACCTGCTGGAGCAGCGGATGGAGCACGGGCCGCTGGGCGAGGAGCGGGCGCGTGCGCTGCTGCTCGAGTGGTGGGCGGCGCGCGAGGCCTGA
- a CDS encoding NUDIX hydrolase codes for MSPAASPSGHGRVPAPPGGHPLRIDPARMPPRTHAVALPVVDETSAGGLVVARQDGHYAAAVIARRNRAGRLEWCLPKGHLEGDETPEEAAVREIAEETGITGRILRRLGVIDYWFSGDEHRVHKVVHHFLLGALHGDLTVENDPDGEAEDVEWVRVADLSDRLAYPNERRLAGMALTVLDD; via the coding sequence ATGTCCCCCGCCGCCTCTCCGTCCGGTCACGGGCGAGTGCCGGCACCGCCGGGTGGGCACCCGCTGCGGATCGACCCGGCGCGCATGCCTCCCCGCACGCACGCCGTGGCGCTGCCCGTGGTCGACGAGACGTCGGCCGGCGGGCTGGTGGTCGCCCGGCAGGACGGTCACTACGCGGCCGCCGTCATCGCGCGCCGCAACCGCGCGGGACGCCTCGAGTGGTGCCTGCCCAAGGGCCACCTCGAGGGGGACGAGACGCCCGAGGAGGCCGCTGTCCGGGAGATCGCGGAGGAGACCGGCATCACCGGCCGGATCCTGCGCCGCCTCGGGGTGATCGACTACTGGTTCTCCGGCGACGAGCACCGCGTGCACAAGGTCGTGCACCACTTCCTCCTCGGCGCCCTGCACGGCGACCTCACGGTCGAGAACGACCCCGACGGGGAGGCCGAGGACGTCGAGTGGGTTCGGGTCGCCGACCTGTCCGACCGTCTGGCCTACCCGAACGAGCGTCGGCTCGCCGGGATGGCGCTCACGGTCCTCGACGACTGA
- a CDS encoding DUF6049 family protein, which translates to MGARVRVPGLPRRPATPRRRPASVPAARVLLVLLAAVLGLAGMAAPAATAAPGRVATATPSPTADDALPVRVQITEVSPTVLRPGQNLVVRARLTNTSAEEISNPRALVHLERIRPGTRDDLQRWLDEPLTGRRVGSRVAQVTAEGPLAPGATVDLEVTVPADVVGLLDRPDTWGARGLSVQAVSAGQRVGLQRSFVLWATQNDDVPQTRVSLLAPFVGPAPVPQGVDITAPGPTLGELVGPGGRLDSMLDVARTSPDVAIVVDPALLAAARTGTDAEIAWSGSLTATAVGRDVVALPWSDPDLTALAHGGAVDMLDAAVDASATAVSEAIDGGRPLSARTDVLWAPGPATDQATVDLAAQAGAAVLVLAPEDLPMDPDLAGGRTELTSTTGTLVGLVPDSTLTTLLTHPEQLVPDPTHATVVQRVLAELSVLARGSAEGLQHVLIALPRDADPDPDLVEAVLGAVQGAPWSRTAPLTALLGAQGAGALHETLPALVDDPQALAPEQVRRLADARNATVAFAAATGEGAATLLTGVDTAVLAPVATAWRADPAGRQALVDAVVKAVDAKRVGLTLAPTSNQNRISAYSEVRFSVRNDLPAAASVRVETRPRKGCLRTEPSETVLVPAGGVEVVPVQVHAIANCDVVVEAVLTSADGAPLGDPVTFEFRASPTIESVGTAVVGALLAVGLVLGVARTVRRGQSARRGARRVDGDAGTRPLPVLGGTPEGDDT; encoded by the coding sequence ATGGGTGCGCGCGTCCGCGTGCCGGGCCTGCCACGACGCCCCGCGACCCCGCGGCGACGGCCCGCGAGCGTGCCCGCGGCCCGGGTCCTGCTGGTCCTCCTGGCCGCCGTGCTCGGGCTCGCCGGGATGGCCGCGCCCGCGGCGACGGCCGCCCCGGGTCGCGTTGCGACGGCGACACCCTCACCCACGGCCGATGACGCGCTGCCGGTACGTGTGCAGATCACCGAGGTCAGCCCGACCGTCCTGCGACCCGGCCAGAATCTCGTCGTCCGCGCGCGGCTCACCAACACGTCGGCCGAGGAGATCAGCAACCCCCGCGCGCTCGTCCACCTCGAGCGCATCCGGCCAGGGACGCGGGACGACCTGCAGCGCTGGCTCGACGAGCCCCTCACGGGCCGACGGGTGGGCAGCCGTGTCGCGCAGGTGACCGCCGAGGGCCCGCTCGCGCCGGGCGCGACCGTCGACCTGGAGGTCACCGTCCCCGCCGACGTCGTCGGCCTGCTCGACCGCCCCGACACGTGGGGCGCCCGCGGGTTGAGCGTCCAGGCCGTCTCTGCAGGTCAACGCGTCGGGCTGCAGCGGTCCTTCGTCCTGTGGGCGACCCAGAACGACGACGTCCCGCAGACCCGGGTGTCGTTGCTGGCGCCCTTCGTCGGGCCGGCGCCGGTGCCCCAGGGCGTCGACATCACGGCACCCGGACCGACGCTCGGCGAGCTCGTCGGTCCCGGTGGCCGTCTCGACTCGATGCTCGACGTCGCGCGCACCAGCCCCGACGTCGCGATCGTCGTGGACCCCGCCCTGCTGGCCGCGGCCCGGACCGGGACGGACGCCGAGATCGCATGGTCCGGGTCGCTCACCGCCACGGCTGTCGGCCGCGACGTCGTCGCGCTGCCGTGGTCGGACCCCGACCTGACGGCGCTCGCCCACGGTGGCGCGGTGGACATGCTCGACGCCGCCGTGGACGCCTCCGCCACGGCAGTCTCGGAGGCGATCGACGGCGGCCGGCCGCTGTCCGCCCGGACCGACGTCCTGTGGGCCCCGGGCCCGGCGACGGACCAGGCGACCGTCGACCTCGCCGCACAGGCCGGGGCGGCGGTGCTCGTCCTCGCCCCCGAGGACCTGCCGATGGACCCCGACCTGGCGGGTGGGCGCACCGAGCTCACGTCCACCACCGGCACGCTCGTGGGGCTCGTACCCGACAGCACGCTCACGACGCTCCTCACGCACCCCGAGCAGCTCGTCCCCGATCCCACCCACGCCACCGTCGTCCAGCGTGTCCTCGCCGAGCTGTCCGTGCTGGCACGCGGGTCCGCCGAGGGCCTGCAGCACGTCCTGATCGCGCTGCCGCGTGACGCCGACCCGGACCCCGACCTGGTGGAGGCGGTCCTCGGCGCCGTCCAGGGCGCACCCTGGTCGCGCACCGCCCCGCTGACGGCCCTCCTCGGTGCCCAGGGCGCCGGTGCGCTGCACGAGACGCTGCCCGCGCTGGTCGACGACCCGCAGGCGCTGGCTCCCGAGCAGGTGCGGCGTCTCGCTGACGCCCGCAACGCAACCGTCGCGTTCGCCGCCGCCACCGGCGAGGGTGCCGCGACGCTGCTCACGGGCGTCGACACGGCCGTCCTCGCGCCGGTCGCGACGGCATGGCGCGCCGACCCCGCGGGACGTCAGGCGCTCGTCGACGCCGTCGTCAAAGCGGTCGACGCCAAACGCGTCGGGCTCACGCTCGCCCCGACCAGCAACCAGAACCGCATCAGCGCGTACAGCGAGGTCCGCTTCTCCGTCCGCAACGACCTGCCTGCGGCCGCGTCCGTGCGCGTGGAGACCAGGCCCCGCAAGGGGTGCCTGCGCACCGAGCCGAGCGAGACGGTCCTCGTCCCCGCCGGCGGCGTCGAGGTCGTGCCCGTGCAGGTCCACGCGATCGCGAACTGCGACGTCGTCGTGGAGGCCGTGCTGACGAGTGCCGACGGCGCGCCGCTGGGCGACCCCGTGACGTTCGAGTTCCGGGCGTCCCCGACCATCGAGTCCGTGGGGACCGCCGTCGTCGGCGCGCTGCTCGCCGTCGGACTCGTGCTGGGCGTCGCACGCACGGTGCGTCGCGGTCAGAGCGCACGCCGCGGCGCACGCCGCGTGGACGGCGACGCCGGCACCCGTCCCCTGCCCGTGCTCGGCGGCACACCCGAAGGTGACGACACGTGA
- the murJ gene encoding murein biosynthesis integral membrane protein MurJ yields MSGTTPPPGDPQDVPGDPANPVEPAGADGRGAGTDGRTPDASRGGVRRGAAIMASGTAASRLLGLLRSIVLIAAIGATGEAADAFSVANKMPTVLYMLLAGGVLNAVLVPQVVRAYRGSSGQEYVDRLLSFGFALLAVATVALTLAAPALVRLYGESPSEAQLALATTFAYWCIPQLFFYGVYALLGQVLNARGSFGPYMWAPIVNNIVSIAGFGLFWALFVRPSDELPAASGWTLGQVALLCGSATLGIVCQALVLIPFLRRAGVTYRWRWGLRGSGLGRAGDVAKWTFVGLAIGQLGYVIVSRVSMAAPGQDLSPSSDIAGNAAYDLAFTVFMVPHSLVTVSLATALFTRLSAQAHDRDVAGVRTSLSSGMRVVAVFTLLAAAGLVVLAQPVVRLFALSQPAGVVDAIAPIVVAMAVGLPAFGAWSMCQRVYYAYEDAKGMVPIQVVMAAVVAGGTLLGRALLPSSSWVVGAGASMSVSYVVGTLLAMRALRGRLGGSVDAAHVLRTHARAGLAALVAAGLGYGTLVAVRAYGPGGVTGAVLQCAVVGAVMGLAYLAALRLLHVRELDQLLGPVLRRVRGRR; encoded by the coding sequence GTGAGCGGAACCACCCCGCCGCCCGGCGACCCGCAGGACGTGCCCGGCGACCCGGCGAACCCGGTCGAGCCCGCCGGGGCCGACGGCCGAGGTGCGGGTACGGACGGGCGCACGCCGGACGCATCCCGCGGCGGTGTGCGCCGCGGTGCCGCCATCATGGCGAGCGGCACGGCCGCCTCACGTCTCCTGGGCCTGCTGCGCAGCATCGTCCTGATCGCGGCGATCGGTGCCACGGGCGAGGCTGCGGACGCGTTCTCCGTGGCCAACAAGATGCCCACCGTGCTGTACATGCTGCTCGCGGGCGGCGTGCTCAACGCGGTGCTCGTGCCGCAGGTCGTGCGGGCCTACCGCGGGAGCTCGGGTCAGGAGTACGTCGACCGGCTGCTGAGCTTCGGGTTCGCGCTGCTCGCCGTCGCCACGGTGGCGCTGACGCTCGCCGCCCCCGCACTGGTCCGCCTGTACGGCGAGTCCCCCAGCGAGGCCCAGCTGGCGCTCGCGACGACGTTCGCGTACTGGTGCATCCCCCAGCTCTTCTTCTACGGCGTGTACGCGCTGCTCGGGCAGGTGCTCAACGCCCGCGGCTCCTTCGGCCCGTACATGTGGGCGCCCATCGTCAACAACATCGTGTCCATCGCGGGCTTCGGGCTCTTCTGGGCACTGTTCGTCCGACCGTCCGACGAGCTGCCGGCGGCCTCGGGCTGGACCCTGGGTCAGGTCGCGCTGCTGTGCGGCTCCGCGACCCTGGGGATCGTGTGCCAGGCGCTCGTCCTCATCCCGTTCCTGCGGCGCGCGGGCGTCACCTACCGCTGGCGGTGGGGGCTGCGCGGGTCGGGGCTCGGGCGTGCCGGGGACGTCGCGAAGTGGACGTTCGTCGGCCTGGCGATCGGCCAGCTCGGGTACGTCATCGTGTCGCGCGTCTCGATGGCCGCACCGGGCCAGGATCTCTCGCCCAGCAGCGACATCGCCGGGAACGCCGCCTACGACCTGGCGTTCACGGTGTTCATGGTCCCGCACTCCCTCGTCACGGTGTCGCTCGCGACCGCCCTGTTCACGCGACTGTCGGCGCAGGCCCACGACCGCGACGTCGCTGGCGTCCGGACGAGCCTGTCCTCGGGGATGCGCGTCGTCGCGGTGTTCACGCTGCTCGCGGCTGCAGGCCTCGTCGTGCTCGCGCAGCCCGTCGTGCGGCTCTTCGCGCTCTCCCAGCCGGCCGGGGTCGTCGACGCCATCGCTCCGATCGTCGTCGCGATGGCCGTCGGGCTGCCCGCCTTCGGCGCCTGGTCGATGTGTCAACGCGTGTACTACGCGTACGAGGACGCCAAGGGCATGGTGCCCATCCAGGTCGTCATGGCGGCGGTCGTGGCCGGGGGCACGCTGCTGGGCCGGGCGCTGCTGCCGAGCAGCTCGTGGGTCGTCGGCGCAGGTGCGTCCATGAGCGTGTCGTACGTCGTGGGCACGCTCCTGGCGATGCGTGCCCTGCGCGGCCGCCTCGGTGGGAGCGTCGACGCCGCGCACGTCCTGCGCACCCACGCGCGCGCAGGACTGGCTGCCCTCGTCGCGGCCGGGCTCGGTTACGGCACGCTGGTCGCCGTCCGGGCATACGGTCCCGGGGGCGTGACCGGGGCCGTCCTGCAGTGCGCGGTCGTCGGTGCGGTCATGGGCCTGGCGTACCTGGCGGCGCTGCGGCTGCTGCACGTGCGGGAGCTGGACCAGCTGCTGGGACCGGTCCTGCGACGCGTGCGGGGGCGGCGCTGA